Genomic window (Oryza sativa Japonica Group chromosome 3, ASM3414082v1):
TGACCCAAATTTAATTGGTTCGTTAATGATCCAATTAAATTGGTTGGTTAATGATCCAAATAAATTGGTTGGTTAGTAGACTGAAAACGAAGTCAATAGATAATCCTAACGTAATTATgtctttggaaaaaaaaaagaacattttcGCTCAATGTGAGGTGGACGGGGCCACGGAGAATTGGGGTATTTCATTTCAGTTGATTCAGTTCCTGGCACTTGCTCTCGGGCCACCTAGGGCCACCTTTTTAGGCATGCACTGTCAGTCACAAATAAGGATAGAACCCAACTCATCGGCTGAGTTGGAGGGATATATACATATCCATTCGTTTGTTTTCCCATCATCCCAAAACGAATATTCCAAAATCATGGGAAAAGAATAATAACATAGAGAATTTTTTGGTGTTATTAGATGTATAGGTCACGGCATACCTACACTATATTGTGGTGTGACTTCGCAACATCATTAGATAATTCAatatatttcctccgttttgttttaaaatatacgaTGTTGTTAATTTTATATTGTTTTGTTAAAGAATTTAGGGTAATAAAAAAGAATAAGTCAGGTTTAAAATGCTTCAATAGATTTATTTATGAcaagttataataaaataaataatactgaCATAGTCTTTTTAATAAGGTCGAATGTCATGTCAAAAATTAAATATGATTTGGTGCAAGTGATTCTGTTGTTACTTTTAGTGAAAGCTAATTATTAGTTGGCAGCCTAGCACTTCTTGTTGAGCCCACTTTTATGCATGCTTAGATCTTATACGGGATTGACTATATATCAGTCAACTAAAATTTTAATAACCCTGTATCTACCGTGAGCCGTTGGATCGACACCTAACAAATTCATGATATACATGGTTTATCTTCTCCAATGAGacatgttatattttttttctatcttcttaCTTCGAATGAACTTCCATGAAACCATGACTCACCGGTGTCATCTAGCCTACCTCATCTCCGGCGGCTCACTTCACCTAATACATAGGTACCTCCCTCCGCCTCATGGTCACTCCATTTCGCTCAACCCCTGCGACTAGCTAATCTACCAAAACTATGTACTGCTGCCACCTAGCTGCACCACCCGACTACCACACATCACCGACCGCCCGAACCACCACTCCCCTCCCCGACCATCCCTCTAAGCTTCAGAACACCCCTCTCCCCGGCCCATAGCCACACTCACACTAACCCTCATCCCGAATCCTAATCTAGCGATGCCGACATCCTCTCATCATATACTAACGTTTACATTGTAATGAAAGTGGAATGATGGGGACATTGGTGTTGTTGTTAttagtgaaaaaaaagagagataaaaGCCGGAGGAGAGTTGAAGAAAAGGTAGAATACAACTCACAATGATCGGATTTTAGTCCAATGGTAAATACAAGGTGACACTGTGAATAGTTTACTGTGATACAAATTTATAACTTATTAAAAATGCCATGATTTATCTTCCATTATAGGGCAACATTTTCGAGTTTTTATTCTAATAATTCTATTTCAAATTTATTCTAGCGAGATGGCTTATTGTAAGGGTCAGCGAATTGCTCTTCTATCTGTTCAGTTTGCTTTAGGCTTGATGATTTGATCCTTAATCCTTCTTCCGAGGCCATTTATACTCGAAGAAATAATCATGGAATCCTTTGATATAGTTTTGGTCGAGGTCGAGTAGGTCATCAGGATTTTGccaaagttgattttttttaattcagaaTCCTATCCTCGTTATACGTATGTGGGTGAGGATCCTCTACCATAATGCCACTGCCATTACGGCCAGTGATGCGTGGATCCCACCGTCCTATtgccccacatgtcaatctCTACGTACACATATTGGGTATGATATATGTGGACTAGCACATCCATACATCTATGGAATATctcatactcccttcgtctcataatataagtatttttggagTTAGAAACGATTATTAAGAAAGCATGTAGAATTAAATGAATGAGGGTTGTGATTAGATAAGAAGTGAGGTAGATGGAAAAATTGAATAGCGGAGGGTTGTGACTAGTTGTGAAGAGAATATTGGTaaataaattgttatattttgaaataaattctaaaagagttgttatattttgggacggagggagtattatacaGTACACCGACAACCATttgaagacaaaaaaaaatactggtGTGGAAATGGTttgaacatatttttttcagacTTTTTTTTCCCGCTGGACATAGAGGAGCAAGTTCGCCGCACATATCCTAAccagaaagagaaaaaaaaaagatcggaCGGTCGCTCCAGCAGCAAGATAGATTGTGCGTCGACATGCATGATTCATGGCAATGATAGTGAACCCCAGAATTTAGTACAGCCGGAGATCGATGAGCTCACAACCTTATCTCATCTAATCATGATTTGATTTTTTGATTAGTTAGTTTTAGTGGCCACCGCGTCGGCTCGCAGGACAGGACAAGGACGGACAGTGCTGAGCAAAATGGCAGCTGCCTATAAACCAACTGCGGCAGATTGTTTACGACGCATTACATTTGTTAGCCCATCCATTTAATTATACTATTATTATCGAACGCACACACTGCACGCACCCATCCTTTTGCTGCGATCCGCCAATGGCCACCACCAAATTTGCAAGATTCTGCAGATCTTGTCGCTACCAGGGCCAGGATGTATGTTTCTTTAAGAAGGGTATTATTTCCTCGACATTTACATCCAACTGGATATATACAATCATTTAAATTGAGAACTTTGTTTAACCAAAtatgaaattcgctcctataaATTAGGAACCTAGTCCCGCAAACAATCTAATCTGAAATTCACTCCTATGAAGATTTAAACTCAGAATCTTATGATGCTATTCAGATCACTGCAACCAATAGATTACATGCTCTTTTTGCATtgttactgctgctgctgcttattGCCAATCATTTTATTTGGTGGAGAAGAGGAGGACGGATCGGATTTCTCTCCTTATCTCCACTTGCAGTACTCAAAAGAAAGTCTGATGAAGCGTTTGCgagtgtgtgtgtatgtgttggTAGTGTTTGTCTGGATCTTGAGACAGAAATGCTTTTGCATGATCGATATGGCGTCGGTTTCGGCAGCACTGTTGAGGCACGAACGGCTTCGTTTCTCCGAGAAAAGTCGTTCTGGATTTCAGTGGGTACTAGGCTGCTTTCTGGCGACGTGATTTGTCGTCTCCAATtatccagagagagagagagagagagagagagaaagcaagTAGAGGTCATGTTTGCTCTTCCGAATTGTTCTTGTTGCTGTTCCGCGGCTGCACGAGAGCTTGACGCCTCAACGACCACCTTGTTCTCATGATCCTCCCATTCAtctttgattttaaaattttaaggaGTGACTACACTACATATGCAGGTGGTTGGTAgtcagtttttaaaattttgaaaaagttaaaaaaaatccaaagctCTTGACTTCTAGTTTTCTGAATTGCTTGAGAAAGCtagatattttgaaaaaaaaatttgcagGTGCGAGAAGTTAGTTTAGTGGTTGTGACCTAAGTAGTACCTCAAGATActgagttcaaatctttatATAAAAGAATTTTAGATTAGGTTGTTTGAGGGACAAAATTCCCAATTTAAAAAGACCGCATACATCTGTTTTGATGCAAAAGTTGGGTAAAAAAATACCATTCTCTAAAAAGAGAAGTTAAAACCAAAGCTTTCATATCCAAATTCTGCAAATCAAGTTCAAATAGGGTTCAAAGTTGCGAAAGGACCTGtaacctagtggttacaagagtctCAGTAGCATCTGAGGTCCTAGGTTCGACTCCCCGTGAAAGCGGATTTTTCAAGATTTAACGACGTTGtgctttaataaaaaaaatagggtTCAAAGTTAAATCCACTAACACTTCGGGATTTGACTGAACAGATGGACCGCCGGCCAAACGAACAAACCCACCACTCCCACTGTCCCACGCAACGAACTGAAGCTCATGCGATCAAAAATtcaaggaataagtccacatagactcccttaaaagtgacccAAATCTAATATGtaaccctcaaccgcaaaaccggataggaTAGGATGACTCCCGAACTACTGAAatcagtgcaatttgactccctcagtggttttgctgatgtggtgCTGACGTGGAAATATTGACCTAGTTTTCGTCacacgtggcgcttacgtggcattacaattaaaaaaatatatgtgggacccatctgtgattcacacaaaaatatattgtggtccccactgacatgtgaggcccacatgtcatcctctctctctctttcttcctcctccctctctcccccttttctctccacCTTCTCTCTCGTGGAGCAATAGACGGGCAGGGGTAGCGACAGCGGGCGggagctggagcggcggcggccggcaatgaccggagcggcagcggcggcaggcgggctcGACGAAGCGGGACTTGAGCTTGGTGAGCGACGACCGGCGGTGGAGTAGCGCGGCAACGACAGCGGACGCAATCCCgtcgcgccgcggccgcccaTGCGACAAGAGGAACGCCGTGCCgggggagaaaggggagggaggagaaagagatgcGGATGCAGGGGAGTGGGTGGGTCTTCCTCGCCGGCCGACCGGTCAAGGGCGTCGAGGGCTCCGCCTTCGTCCATGGCGCTTGGATTAGGGCGCGGCGGACTCCCTCAAATATAGGTCAAGCTGCAGTTTCACTAATTCACAACTTCCACCGCCTCTACCTCGCCACGAGCACGAGCCACCACCACCCCTCGCCGACATCGCTTCGTCCTCGTCACAGGAGCCGTTGGCTTCGTCGGCTGCCACGCAACTGCCGCCCTGCAAATCACAACACTACTAAAATCTGAACTCTGAATTCCTGAATGCCCAGTTGTTTGGTCTTCACAAATGCTCCTATATATACAAGACAATTACTACCGCAAGAACACAGAATTAGATCGGTTTTGCAGTAGCACACACAATGATCCAAGGAAAATGGATTAACATCAATGGCAGTCGTTTTCAGCACGCGGAACTCAGGAGGCAGATCGGCAAGGCGATCGTCGTCGTGAGTAGTCTGAAGCTCTGAAACGAACTAATCGACGAGCGGCACATACAGGAGAAGATAATCGGTGGAGAGAGATCTCATGAGCTGTTGCTATCGCATTCAAGCGCCATGACCAGTACGCCGTTGCTATCGGTTTTGGGGAGGCTTTGCAACCTCCGGcaacggcgtcgtcggcgtcaacagcggtggcggcgcagtCGGAAATCCTCCTCGGGGTGGCGCTCCCGGACGACATCGCCTTCCTGGCTGGAGGTGGAGCACGGCGATGGGATCGGGGCGGCCACCGCTTCAGCTCCCGCCGGCTGCCACCACTCCggcccccgcccgccgccgctccagcctgTGCTCCCCGCAGCCGGCCGAGAgaaaggaagaggggaggaagaagaaagagagagaggatgacatgtggggcccactgacatgtgggccccacaatttttATGTGTGAATGATAAACGGGTCCCACGTATAcgtttttaattcaaatgccaCCAAAGCGCCACATCAACCCCACAGATTAGGTCAACAatgtcacgtcagcgaaaccaccctccaaaaccaccaagggagtcaaattgtaccggtttcaatagttcgagGGTCAGGATATCCGGTTTTGCAGTTTAGGatcatggattagattcgggtcattTTTAAGGGAGTAAAAGTGGACTTGTTCCAAAATTCAAAATGGACAGTTTTttttaggaataagttcacttggtgaccctcaaaagtgattgaAATTTAATCCGTAACcctaaaccataaaaccggatatcttaACCCCCAAACTATGGAaatcggtgcaatttgactccctcagcggttttggaggtcggtttcgctgacgtggcggtattgaccggGTCTTCTTTACACGTGGTGTTGACGTGGCATTTAGCTggcatttagaattaaaaaatatgtgtgggacccatttgtcaatGACACAGAAAATagattgtgggacccacatgtcccttctctctcccctccctcagttccctctctctcctcgtcgttccctctctctctcccgcagcAGGCGGAGACGGAGGTGCGGCGAcctgcgagcggcggcggcacccgggCTGAGCTCCACCACGGCGAAGACGGAGGAGAccacagcggcagcggcgggaggcacACGCGGCGGGGTACAGCGAGCTCGGCCCAGCAGTGGGAGGACgaggggagccggcggcggtgtgAGCGGCGGCTGAGGGATGGGGGCCGGCGGgcgggagctggcggcggcgggagagcgggtgggcgagggcggcggtggctcgtGGCAGAGGGAGGatgaggggaagcggcggccgaggtatCCGAGTTCCTCTTCGACCGCTTCGCCGCCGACCACGCCGCCATCACCATCGCCATTTCAGCAGTCAAAGTCGAAGTCGCCGCCGTGGCCTGCTTCTCCCGCCTGCCGCCGTTCCCCTCGTCCTCCCACTGCTtctgccgcccgccgccgttccccttgTCCTCCCACTGCttctcccgcccgccgccgcccaccgccgctgcccgtgggctgttgccgccgccgctcggccgccGACGACGTCTCGATGCCGGCCGCCGAGTggtgcgggtggtggtggtgcgagaGGAACGGCGAGCGGCCGCCGCTTCAGCTCCagcccacggccgccgccgccgctcgctccccACGGACGGCCgtagaggagagggagaaagaaagagagaagggaggggaggaagaagaaagggagaagatgcgtgtggggcccacatgttagtgggccccacaattgtgtatgtgaatgacaaatgggtcccacgtataactttttaattgaaatgccacctaagcgccacgtcaacgccacgtgtaaaaaagacccggtcaataccgccacgtcagcgccacatcagcgaaaccgccctctaaaaccgccgagggagtcaaattgtaccGATTTCCATAGtttgggggtcaagatatccggttctgtggtttagggtcacggattagattacAATCACTTTTGAGAGTcaccaagtgaacttattccttttttttaagggtGAATAACTAACATGGTCACTGAAGTTTCGCTTTGGGCTCAGTTTAGTTCTTGAGGTTTCAAATCGTCCAAACAAGtcctccaaattaatcatttgggttaatatagtcctttgaccaaaaaaaaaaagccatgtGAGCATGCTAAGTCATCCTCGCATGCAGCGGTATGAACAaaatgaccattctacccttatataccatataaaaaagaaagaagataaaagaagatAAATGTTTCACACGTATATGATCGTTTTATAATTATCACTTACGATTGCTGCAGCGATCATGTAAATTAACAATGTTGGGACTGGGCTGGCCTGTTATTTTTtctgtttgtctttttttttctatatggtatataagggtagaatAGTCATTTTATTCATACCGCTACATACAAGGATGACTTGATATGCTTTCgtggctttttttttctaaggactatattaacccaaataATAAATTTGGAGGACTTTTTTTGGACGGTTTGAAACATCAACAACTAAATTGAGCTCGAAGCGAAACTTCATAGGctattcacctttttttttattggaaaaTGGAGTCGTACAACGTATactggtaaaaaaaaagtccaagtATATTTGGTCCCGTCAGAGCCCCATCAATCGAAATTGTTCCCAAAATAAAACAAGATCAGCCCAACCTGGTCTATCCGCTCAAGATACTGAGCAGATTCAATGAGATGCCAAGTTGGAAGGGCAGGTCAATCTAGAAATACAGATGTGGACATACTGCGTAGTTACTGATGATACCATGTTGGTGCTTAGTATGTGGTATATCATGTCAGCGCCAGGATCTCGAAAGGATTATGACAGTTTTGGACCGGAATGACACACTTTGTCAAATTATGAGACCTGAATAgcacaagtttagagaccggccGTGCACTTTACTCTATAATTCAAGGAACAAGCCATacataacaaaaaaaagtgggttcaaaaagttaaaacaaaatGATATATATCTCATCACCAAACCAATCTTTTGAACCATATGGTGGAAGTTACGACTAGAATTCCATCGATGCTATAGAACAATCATGACGATAGTATGATTCATATCTGGACTAACCATAGGCTTCAGGGCATCTAAACGAATTTCAATATTGTCTCCTAGGTGGTTTCGATTCTGCTACTGTAACTCGGATCTGTCTGCCATCCATGTCCTGCACAACAAAGAAAATAGGCTTGTTTTAGCACACACTAAAAGAACAATGATGCTGAAAGACATATGAGAATAAGAAACCAGCCAGACTTAGTGAAAACTCACAGCGCCATCAAGATTTGAAACTGCATTCTCAACCTCTTCAGCGGAACCATACGTGACAAAACCAAATCCCCTTGACCTGCCACTCTCCCTGTCATAGATGACCTTGGCTTCCAAGACCTCCCCTTCCCCACTGAATAGGTTTGCGAGAGCTGCATTGTCAACACCCCAAGAAAGGTTACCTACATAGACCCTGTTGGCCTCACCCCTGGGTGCTCTCTGCGATGATTGCTcccttggtggtggtggccctGAGTTAACCCTCAAAGATCTCCCATCAAGTATCTGTTTTAAGAAATGAAATCAGCAAATTAGTTAAGCACAATTCAATGATGTTGTATAGGATATAACACAACATATGTCCAGCAACATGCCAGAAAAGAGTAAATTAAAGTTTGTTTTCTAGTCATGAATAAGCTAAAAGCAAACAAGGATTAAAACAAGCAAGCAGGTTCATATCGAGCAACCTCAGCTACAGTTATCTTGAAAGAATGCAAGCCACAGCATGCAAACCAAAGAGATGAAATAGGAGCGCACTTTATGCAATATATTTTTAGCCAGCCCATATACCAACATGGAGCAAAAATAATGACTTAGAAGTATGGAAGCATATACTCACATAGCCATTGAATTGCTCGACAGCTGCCTCAACTTCTTCAACACTAGACATTGTCACAAACCCAAACCCACGACTCCTTCCAGTCAGCTTATCATAGATGACCTGCAACAATGCAGTTTAGCATGATACAATATAGGAAAAATCAACCAAAGCCGAGTACTACTCTTAAAATTGAGCAATTAACCAGAAAAATGCAATCCTAAATCTTTCGCCAGTCACAGAATTAATAGCATGAGCGCCAGCACACCAAATTTAACAACCTTAAATAATGGCAACCTTATCGCATCCttaatcatctccaaatacaacCTCACAATGAGCAcccgaaataagtttttttttcttaaaagaacGAGAATATGCCCACACTACCATATGCAACCCAATTGTATCGCGGTTTAAGCTAAATTAACAACAGAATGAATTTGTCGTGAACTGTAATATGAAGCAACTAGACACAATCATTCATCACCACTTCACCAGCGACCAGCGGTCCATTTCTGGTTTCACAAAGACAGGGACACACCAGCGAGCGACTCGACGAAGGTGGTGTGATAGGAGTACTTAGTAAGGCGAGACGAATGGGGTGGTGACCTCGACCATCTCGACGGAGCCGGCCTGCTCGAAGAGGCCGGCGAGCTGGGCGCTGTCGACGCTGAAGGGCAGGTTGCCGACGAAGACCCTCAGGTCGTCGGAGAACTCCTCGCCCCCggagccctcctcctcctcctcctcgtcctcctccgtcTCGACCTCCTCCGACACGGCCACGGCCACCGGCACGAAGGGGCTGGTCCTCCTCCGCGGCCATcccgcgacggcgagggcggggAGCAGCGGCttggagaggaaggagagggaggatgaggcggggttggaggaggtggaggggagggggaggaggtgcggggagagGGCGGTGGAGAAGAGCGTGGCCGCCATGGGTGAGGAGGAAAGGGGATGGGATCGATAGGGTTTTGGGGATAAGGCggagtgaggagaggagagagcacAAACTGGGAAAGAGGCAACagtagaggagaggagacggGTTTTATATTGTTTGTTTATACTTGTAGCTAATTTGCCCGTGCATGACCACCAAATCTTAAAGGATAATTTTGGCATTCATTTCAAAGCCTTAAGAATCTACAATTCCGGCTGTCTTTTGCCATCAATTTTTAGATGCTTACTAAATTAGCCAGACCAAGAAACACAAAGCTTATGTTGTTTCAGGATGAAACACCAACACCACCAACAGCGTGAAAGCCTACACGCTAGTAAGAGTGGTGGTGACGGAAGATTCACTGGCATCACCACTGCCCACATTTAATGTAGTATAGATATTGGCTTCGTTTTTTTGACATGGATGAGCAAAAAATACTATCTCTGTTTTTTTCGTTGGTTAACTACCGTCAAACATTTGGGGAATAAGATAGTATTTTTAATAGCAGGTATATATCTTCTACTTAATTTTACTATTGCTTCCATCACAaggtaattttatttttcacacaTTCCGCATATACCGATACAAATATAAA
Coding sequences:
- the LOC4332957 gene encoding RNA-binding protein CP29B, chloroplastic, which gives rise to MAATLFSTALSPHLLPLPSTSSNPASSSLSFLSKPLLPALAVAGWPRRRTSPFVPVAVAVSEEVETEEDEEEEEEGSGGEEFSDDLRVFVGNLPFSVDSAQLAGLFEQAGSVEMVEVIYDKLTGRSRGFGFVTMSSVEEVEAAVEQFNGYILDGRSLRVNSGPPPPREQSSQRAPRGEANRVYVGNLSWGVDNAALANLFSGEGEVLEAKVIYDRESGRSRGFGFVTYGSAEEVENAVSNLDGADMDGRQIRVTVAESKPPRRQY